One region of Fusobacterium periodonticum 1_1_41FAA genomic DNA includes:
- the ligA gene encoding NAD-dependent DNA ligase LigA, with amino-acid sequence MKIKERIEELKNSNAGLTLYSSQELKDLERIVKLKEDLDKYRDSYYNDNESLISDYEFDILLKELESLEEKYPEYKEASSPTESVGASLKENKFKKVEHEHPMLSLANSYNIGEVVDFIERIKKRISKEQELKYCLEVKLDGLSISLTYIQGKLVRAVTRGDGFIGEDVTENILQIASVVKTLPQAIDIEIRGEIVLPLASFEKLNKERLEKGEELFANPRNAASGTLRQLDPEIVKERALDAYFYFLVEADKLGLKSHSESMKFLESMGIKTTGIFELLENSKDIEKRIDYWEKERENLPYETDGLVIKVDEINLWDEIGYTSKTPRWAIAYKFPAHQVSTVLNDVTWQVGRTGKLTPVAELEEVELSGSKVKRASLHNISEIQRKDIRIGDRVFIEKAAEIIPQVVKAIKEERTGNEKTIEEPINCPVCNHKLEREEGLVDIKCVNEECPAKIQGEIEYFVSRDALNIMGLGSKIVEKFIDLGYIKTVVDIYDLKNHREELENIDKMGKRSIENLLNSIEESKNREYDKVIYALGIPFIGKVASKVLAKASKNIDKLMSMTFEELTSIEGIGEIAANEIIVFFKKEKTQKLVAALKEKGLKFEIAESEIKVENLNPNFAGKNFLFTGTLKHFTREQIKEEIEKLGGKNLSSVSKNLDYLIVGEKAGSKLKKAQEIPTIKILTEEEFIELKDKFD; translated from the coding sequence ATGAAAATAAAAGAAAGAATAGAAGAATTAAAGAATAGCAACGCAGGCTTGACACTATACTCATCACAAGAATTAAAAGATTTAGAAAGAATTGTTAAATTAAAAGAGGACTTAGATAAGTATAGAGACTCTTATTACAATGATAATGAAAGTCTTATCTCAGATTATGAATTTGATATTTTATTAAAAGAATTAGAAAGTTTAGAAGAAAAATATCCAGAATACAAAGAGGCTTCATCTCCAACAGAAAGTGTAGGAGCAAGCTTAAAAGAAAATAAATTTAAAAAAGTTGAACACGAACACCCAATGTTAAGTTTGGCTAACAGCTATAATATTGGAGAGGTTGTGGATTTTATTGAAAGAATAAAAAAGAGAATTTCCAAGGAGCAAGAATTAAAATATTGTTTAGAGGTTAAACTTGATGGCTTATCTATCAGTCTAACTTACATACAAGGAAAACTTGTTAGAGCTGTAACTCGTGGAGATGGCTTTATTGGTGAAGATGTAACAGAGAATATCTTGCAGATAGCAAGTGTTGTAAAGACTTTACCACAAGCTATAGACATTGAAATCAGAGGAGAAATTGTTTTACCATTAGCAAGTTTTGAAAAGCTGAATAAAGAAAGATTAGAAAAGGGAGAAGAACTTTTTGCTAATCCTAGAAATGCAGCAAGTGGAACTTTAAGACAGTTAGATCCTGAGATAGTTAAAGAAAGAGCCTTAGATGCATATTTCTATTTCTTAGTTGAAGCAGATAAATTAGGTTTAAAATCTCACAGTGAAAGTATGAAATTCTTAGAATCTATGGGAATTAAAACAACAGGAATTTTTGAACTTTTAGAAAACTCAAAAGATATAGAGAAAAGAATAGATTATTGGGAAAAGGAAAGAGAAAATCTACCTTATGAAACAGATGGACTTGTTATAAAAGTTGATGAAATAAATCTTTGGGATGAAATAGGTTATACAAGTAAAACTCCAAGATGGGCAATAGCATATAAATTTCCTGCACATCAAGTATCTACTGTTTTAAATGATGTAACTTGGCAAGTTGGAAGAACAGGTAAATTAACACCTGTTGCTGAACTAGAAGAAGTTGAACTATCAGGAAGTAAGGTTAAAAGAGCAAGCTTACATAATATTAGTGAAATTCAAAGAAAAGACATAAGAATAGGTGACAGAGTTTTTATAGAAAAAGCTGCTGAGATTATACCTCAGGTTGTAAAGGCTATAAAAGAAGAAAGAACAGGGAATGAAAAGACTATAGAAGAACCAATCAACTGCCCTGTATGTAATCATAAACTTGAAAGAGAAGAAGGACTTGTTGATATAAAATGTGTAAACGAAGAATGTCCTGCTAAAATTCAAGGAGAAATAGAATATTTTGTTTCAAGAGATGCTTTAAACATCATGGGACTAGGTTCAAAGATAGTTGAAAAATTTATAGATTTGGGCTATATAAAAACTGTTGTAGATATCTATGACTTAAAAAATCACAGAGAAGAGCTAGAAAATATTGATAAGATGGGAAAAAGAAGTATAGAAAACTTACTTAATTCAATAGAAGAAAGTAAGAATAGAGAATATGATAAAGTTATCTATGCTTTAGGAATACCATTTATAGGAAAGGTTGCTTCTAAAGTTTTAGCTAAGGCATCAAAAAATATTGATAAGTTAATGTCTATGACTTTTGAAGAATTGACATCAATAGAAGGAATTGGTGAAATAGCAGCCAATGAAATTATAGTTTTCTTTAAGAAGGAAAAAACTCAAAAACTTGTAGCTGCTTTAAAAGAAAAAGGGTTGAAATTTGAAATAGCAGAAAGTGAAATAAAAGTAGAAAATTTAAATCCTAATTTTGCAGGAAAAAATTTCTTGTTTACAGGTACATTGAAGCACTTCACAAGAGAGCAAATAAAGGAAGAAATTGAAAAATTAGGTGGAAAGAATTTAAGTTCAGTAAGCAAGAATTTAGATTATTTAATAGTTGGAGAAAAAGCTGGAAGTAAGTTAAAGAAAGCACAAGAAATTCCAACTATAAAAATACTAACTGAAGAAGAGTTTATTGAATTAAAAGATAAATTTGACTAA
- the secA gene encoding preprotein translocase subunit SecA yields the protein MIGGLLKKIFGTKNDREVKALTKIVDQINALEPEYEELSDEELREKTDIFKERLENGETLDDILIEAFATVREASKRVLGLRHYDVQLIGGIVLHQGKITEMKTGEGKTLVATCPVYLNALAGKGVHVITVNDYLAKRDRDQMSRLYGFLGLSSGVILNGLPTEQRKRSYESDITYGTNSEFGFDYLRDNMVSDMKNKVQRELNFCIVDEVDSILIDEARTPLIISGAAEDKIKWYQVSFQVVSMLTRSYETEKIKNIKEKKAMNIPNEKWGDYEVDEKSRTVVLTEKGVKRVEKILKIDNLYSPEHVELTHFLNQALKAKELFKRDRDYLVRENGEVVIIDEFTGRAMEGRRYSDGLHQAIEAKEGVNIAAENQTLATITLQNYFRMYKKLSGMTGTAETEATEFMHTYGLEVIVIPTNLPVIRRDNADLVYKTKNGKIKSIIDRIEGLYEKGQPVLVGTISIKSSEELSELLKKRGVPHNVLNAKFHAQEAEIVAQAGRYKAVTIATNMAGRGTDIMLGGNPEFMALDEVGSRDDERFPEVLAKYQEQCKIEKEQVLALGGLFILGTERHESRRIDNQLRGRSGRQGDPGESEFYLSLEDDLMRLFGSERVSVWMERLKLPEDEPITHGMINSAIEKAQKKIEARNFGIRKSLLEFDDVMNLQRKAIYENRNEALGTDNLKDKILGMLKDTITAKVYEKFAAEHKEDWDIDGLNEYLEDFYVYEEEDEKAYLKDTKEGYIERIYNALVSQYNKKEEEIGSGLLRNLEKYILFEVVDNKWREHLKALDGLRESIYLRAYGQRDPVTEYKIISSQIFEEMISNIKEQTTSFLFKVAVKTEEERQSVEEFEEDVKKIDSEDSCPCGSGKPYNKCCGR from the coding sequence ATGATAGGTGGTTTACTTAAAAAGATTTTTGGAACAAAAAATGACAGAGAAGTAAAGGCTTTAACAAAAATTGTTGATCAGATCAATGCATTAGAACCTGAATATGAAGAACTTTCTGATGAAGAGTTAAGAGAAAAAACAGACATCTTTAAAGAAAGATTAGAAAACGGAGAAACTTTAGATGATATTTTAATTGAAGCATTCGCAACAGTTAGAGAAGCATCTAAAAGAGTTTTAGGTCTAAGACATTATGATGTTCAATTAATTGGTGGTATAGTTTTACATCAAGGGAAGATTACAGAAATGAAAACAGGGGAAGGTAAGACTCTAGTTGCAACTTGTCCAGTTTACTTAAATGCCCTTGCAGGAAAAGGTGTTCACGTAATAACAGTAAATGACTATTTGGCGAAGAGAGATAGAGACCAAATGTCAAGATTATATGGATTTTTAGGATTGAGTTCTGGGGTTATCTTAAATGGACTTCCAACAGAACAAAGAAAAAGATCATATGAATCAGATATAACTTATGGAACAAATTCAGAATTTGGATTTGACTATTTAAGAGATAATATGGTATCAGATATGAAGAATAAAGTTCAGAGAGAACTAAACTTCTGTATAGTGGACGAAGTTGACTCAATACTTATTGACGAAGCTAGAACACCACTAATAATATCTGGTGCAGCAGAAGATAAAATTAAATGGTATCAAGTTTCATTCCAAGTTGTATCTATGTTAACTAGAAGTTATGAAACAGAAAAAATTAAAAACATTAAAGAGAAAAAGGCTATGAATATCCCTAATGAAAAATGGGGAGATTATGAAGTTGATGAAAAATCAAGAACAGTAGTATTAACAGAAAAAGGTGTAAAAAGAGTTGAAAAGATATTAAAAATAGATAACCTTTATTCACCTGAACATGTTGAATTAACACATTTCTTGAACCAAGCATTAAAGGCTAAAGAATTATTTAAAAGAGATAGAGATTATTTAGTTAGAGAAAATGGAGAAGTAGTAATAATAGATGAATTTACAGGAAGAGCTATGGAAGGAAGAAGATACTCAGACGGTCTTCACCAAGCTATAGAAGCCAAAGAAGGAGTTAATATTGCTGCTGAAAACCAAACTCTTGCAACAATAACTCTTCAAAACTATTTCAGAATGTATAAAAAGTTATCAGGAATGACTGGTACAGCTGAAACAGAAGCGACAGAGTTTATGCATACTTATGGACTAGAAGTAATAGTTATACCAACTAACTTACCAGTTATAAGAAGAGATAATGCTGACTTAGTATATAAAACTAAGAATGGAAAAATAAAATCAATTATAGACAGAATCGAAGGTCTATATGAAAAAGGACAACCTGTTCTTGTCGGAACAATTTCAATAAAGAGTTCAGAAGAATTATCTGAATTATTAAAGAAAAGAGGAGTTCCACATAATGTATTGAATGCTAAATTCCACGCTCAAGAAGCTGAAATAGTTGCTCAAGCAGGAAGATATAAAGCAGTAACAATAGCTACTAACATGGCAGGAAGAGGAACAGATATTATGCTAGGAGGAAACCCTGAATTCATGGCTCTTGATGAAGTAGGGTCAAGAGATGATGAAAGATTCCCTGAAGTATTGGCAAAATATCAAGAACAATGTAAAATAGAAAAAGAACAAGTTTTAGCTTTAGGTGGATTATTTATACTTGGTACTGAAAGACATGAATCTAGAAGAATTGATAACCAATTAAGAGGAAGATCTGGAAGACAAGGAGACCCTGGAGAATCAGAATTTTATTTATCACTTGAAGATGATTTAATGAGACTGTTTGGTTCAGAAAGAGTTAGTGTATGGATGGAAAGATTAAAATTACCTGAAGATGAACCTATAACTCATGGAATGATAAACTCAGCTATAGAAAAAGCTCAAAAGAAAATAGAAGCTAGAAACTTTGGTATAAGAAAAAGTTTACTTGAATTTGATGATGTTATGAACCTTCAAAGAAAAGCTATTTATGAAAATAGAAATGAAGCTTTGGGCACAGATAACTTAAAAGATAAGATATTAGGAATGCTTAAAGATACTATTACAGCTAAAGTTTATGAAAAGTTTGCTGCTGAACATAAAGAAGATTGGGATATAGATGGATTAAATGAGTATTTAGAAGATTTCTATGTATATGAAGAGGAAGATGAAAAGGCTTACTTGAAGGATACTAAAGAAGGTTATATTGAAAGAATATACAATGCTTTAGTTTCTCAATACAATAAAAAAGAAGAAGAAATTGGTTCTGGTCTTTTAAGAAATCTTGAAAAATATATTTTATTTGAAGTTGTTGATAATAAGTGGAGAGAACACTTAAAAGCTCTTGATGGATTAAGAGAAAGTATTTATTTAAGAGCTTATGGTCAAAGAGACCCAGTAACTGAATATAAAATAATATCAAGCCAAATATTTGAAGAAATGATTAGTAATATTAAAGAACAAACTACATCTTTCTTATTTAAAGTTGCTGTAAAAACTGAAGAAGAAAGACAAAGTGTAGAAGAGTTTGAAGAAGATGTAAAAAAAATAGATTCTGAAGACTCATGTCCATGTGGAAGCGGTAAACCATATAATAAATGTTGTGGTAGATAA
- a CDS encoding biotin--[acetyl-CoA-carboxylase] ligase has protein sequence MKFLKFNEIDSTNNYMKENISSFENYDIVSAKVQTAGRGRRGNSWLSPEGMALFSFLLRPERSLSMVEATKLPFIAGISTLNALKKIKDGAYSFKWTNDVFFNSKKLCGILIERVKDDFVVGIGINVANKIPEDIKNIAISLESDYDIDKLILKVVEEFSLYYEKFMSGKWQEIVEEINRNNFLKDKKIRVHIGEQIFEGTAKNIAEDGRLEIEMNGEIKLFSVGEITIEKDYY, from the coding sequence ATGAAATTTCTAAAATTTAATGAAATAGATTCCACTAATAACTATATGAAAGAAAATATATCATCTTTTGAAAATTATGATATAGTTTCAGCTAAAGTCCAAACAGCAGGTAGAGGAAGAAGAGGGAACTCTTGGTTATCACCTGAGGGTATGGCTCTTTTTAGTTTTTTACTAAGACCTGAAAGAAGTCTGTCTATGGTTGAAGCAACAAAATTACCTTTTATAGCAGGAATATCAACTTTAAATGCTTTGAAAAAAATAAAAGATGGAGCTTATTCTTTTAAATGGACAAATGATGTCTTTTTCAATTCTAAAAAATTATGTGGGATTTTAATAGAAAGAGTAAAAGATGATTTTGTAGTTGGTATAGGAATAAATGTAGCAAATAAGATACCAGAAGATATTAAGAATATTGCTATTTCATTGGAAAGTGACTATGATATTGATAAATTGATTTTGAAAGTTGTAGAAGAATTTTCTCTATATTATGAAAAATTTATGTCCGGTAAATGGCAAGAAATTGTAGAAGAAATCAATAGAAATAACTTCTTAAAAGATAAAAAAATAAGAGTGCATATTGGAGAACAAATATTTGAAGGGACAGCTAAAAATATTGCTGAAGATGGAAGATTAGAAATAGAAATGAATGGTGAAATTAAATTATTTAGTGTTGGAGAAATAACAATAGAAAAGGATTATTATTAA
- the mnmA gene encoding tRNA 2-thiouridine(34) synthase MnmA yields MKKVVIGMSGGVDSSVSAYLLKEQGYEVIGVTLNQHLEENSKDIEDAKKVCDRLGIIHEVVNIRKDFENIVIKYFLDGYKSGKTPSPCVICDDEIKFKILFEIADKYKADYVATGHYTSVEYSETFSKYLLKSVHSIIKDQSYILYRLAPEKLERLIFPLKPYSKQEIREIALKIGLEVHDKKDSQGVCFAKEGYKEFLKENLKDEIVKGNYIDKEGKILGQHEGYQLYTIGQRRGLGINLSKIVFITEIRAKTNEIVLGEFSELFTDEIELTNYKFAVKFEKLEDLNLLARPRFSSTGFYGKLIKNNDKIYFKYNEENAHNAKGQHVVFFYDNFVVGGGEIK; encoded by the coding sequence ATGAAAAAAGTTGTAATTGGTATGAGTGGAGGGGTTGATTCCTCTGTTTCAGCTTATCTTTTAAAAGAGCAGGGCTATGAAGTTATAGGAGTAACTTTAAATCAACATTTAGAAGAAAATTCAAAAGATATTGAAGATGCAAAAAAAGTCTGTGATAGATTAGGGATAATACATGAAGTTGTAAATATCAGAAAAGATTTTGAAAACATAGTTATTAAATATTTTTTAGACGGCTATAAGTCAGGGAAGACTCCATCTCCTTGTGTTATATGTGATGATGAGATAAAATTTAAAATTCTATTTGAGATAGCCGATAAGTATAAGGCGGACTATGTAGCAACAGGTCACTATACTTCTGTTGAATATTCAGAAACTTTTTCTAAATACTTGTTAAAATCTGTACATTCTATAATAAAAGACCAATCCTATATATTATATAGATTAGCCCCTGAAAAATTAGAAAGATTGATTTTTCCTTTGAAACCTTATTCTAAACAAGAAATCAGAGAAATAGCCTTAAAAATTGGTTTAGAAGTTCATGATAAAAAAGACAGTCAAGGTGTCTGTTTTGCTAAAGAAGGCTATAAAGAATTTTTAAAAGAAAACTTAAAAGATGAAATAGTCAAAGGAAATTATATCGATAAAGAAGGAAAAATTTTAGGACAACATGAGGGCTATCAGCTATATACCATAGGACAAAGAAGAGGATTGGGAATAAATTTATCTAAAATAGTTTTCATAACAGAGATAAGAGCTAAAACTAATGAAATAGTTTTAGGTGAATTTTCAGAACTTTTTACTGATGAAATAGAATTAACAAATTACAAGTTTGCAGTTAAATTTGAAAAATTAGAAGATTTAAACTTACTTGCAAGACCTAGATTTTCAAGCACAGGTTTTTATGGTAAATTGATTAAAAATAATGATAAAATTTATTTTAAATACAACGAAGAAAATGCCCATAATGCTAAGGGTCAACATGTAGTATTTTTCTATGATAATTTTGTTGTAGGTGGTGGAGAAATAAAGTAA